One genomic window of Natronorubrum halophilum includes the following:
- a CDS encoding DUF362 domain-containing protein: MSVRVAAVDGSDRRGGWRPDVDARLAALESPVREVLEPYASSLTETDRITLVPDAHYPFHPSTGMVTDPAVVGSIAGHLERWSEANVAVAGASDDRIAFDRTAEYLDYPSVVERFNADVVDLAEESRRDIVVALADDRISVSVPERLLESTVVVVPTLRPSEDGPVAGGIRTLGSHVTAVADTDLTAVAAMQAVEPAVSVLDATTAYGGDPVAADTLFAGPTPRIDAIGTSLLDRSIEEDPALRRAFGDEDPSVTLENGANGSGPDVDLTALRRRLPDGELPPPDDTHPAVTTAYRLYAAVAGDAVPPQLESKR; the protein is encoded by the coding sequence GTGAGCGTTCGCGTCGCCGCCGTCGACGGTTCCGACCGACGGGGCGGCTGGCGGCCCGACGTCGATGCACGACTGGCCGCCCTCGAGTCGCCCGTCCGGGAGGTCCTCGAGCCCTACGCGAGTTCGCTGACGGAGACCGACCGGATCACGCTCGTTCCCGACGCACACTACCCGTTCCATCCGTCGACCGGGATGGTGACCGACCCCGCAGTCGTCGGCTCGATCGCCGGTCATCTCGAGCGATGGTCCGAGGCCAACGTCGCCGTTGCGGGGGCGAGCGACGATCGAATCGCGTTCGATCGGACGGCCGAGTACCTCGACTACCCGTCCGTCGTCGAGCGATTCAACGCCGACGTCGTCGACCTCGCCGAGGAATCCCGCCGCGATATCGTCGTCGCGCTCGCAGACGATCGGATTTCGGTGTCCGTTCCGGAACGACTCCTCGAGAGCACCGTCGTCGTCGTGCCGACGCTTCGGCCGAGCGAGGACGGCCCGGTCGCTGGCGGGATACGAACGCTCGGCTCGCACGTCACGGCGGTTGCCGACACCGATCTGACCGCCGTCGCAGCGATGCAGGCCGTCGAACCCGCCGTTTCCGTACTGGACGCGACGACCGCCTACGGCGGCGATCCGGTCGCCGCGGACACCCTGTTCGCGGGACCGACGCCGCGAATCGACGCGATCGGCACGTCGCTGCTCGATCGCTCCATCGAGGAGGATCCGGCGCTCAGACGCGCGTTCGGCGACGAGGATCCGTCGGTTACCCTCGAAAACGGTGCGAACGGCTCCGGCCCGGACGTCGACCTGACGGCGCTCAGACGGCGCCTCCCCGACGGCGAGCTACCGCCGCCGGACGACACCCACCCGGCCGTCACGACCGCTTACCGACTCTACGCGGCGGTGGCCGGCGACGCCGTCCCGCCCCAGCTCGAGAGTAAACGATGA
- a CDS encoding NAD-dependent epimerase/dehydratase family protein, translating to MTGAKTAAVTGATGFLGSHLCERLLDDGWAVRGLSRPTSDRGDLDGVDWYVGDLFDDETLRSLVDGADVVFHLAGIGLWSAGPETVERVNVDGTERVLEACRESDIGRFVFTSTSGTRRPPDGASFADETDVAEPIGAYQSSKAEAERLVDRYAETDGDAVTVHPTSIFGPGDEEFTAQLLAMGVEPTMPAHLPGGLSIVGVSDVVDGLLLAAEKGATGEHYILGGENLTFNQAVSRIAHAVDGSPARIRVPATAIHAAGPVAEAASAVAGVRVFPFDRQMAQLATKRMFYTSRKAEAELGYEYQPIEAHLPETMAWYRAEVK from the coding sequence ATGACCGGGGCGAAAACGGCCGCCGTCACCGGCGCGACGGGATTTCTCGGCTCGCACCTCTGTGAGCGCTTGCTCGACGACGGCTGGGCGGTTCGCGGCCTCAGCCGACCGACGTCGGATCGCGGTGATCTCGACGGCGTCGACTGGTACGTCGGCGATCTCTTCGACGACGAGACGCTGCGCTCGCTGGTCGACGGTGCCGACGTCGTCTTCCACCTCGCCGGCATCGGCCTCTGGAGCGCCGGCCCCGAGACGGTCGAACGGGTCAACGTCGACGGGACCGAGCGCGTTCTCGAGGCCTGTCGAGAGAGCGATATCGGCCGGTTCGTCTTCACCAGCACGTCCGGAACGCGCCGCCCGCCCGACGGTGCGTCGTTCGCCGACGAGACGGACGTCGCCGAACCGATCGGTGCCTACCAGTCCTCGAAGGCGGAGGCGGAACGGCTCGTCGATCGGTACGCCGAGACGGACGGCGACGCGGTTACCGTCCATCCGACTTCGATCTTCGGCCCCGGCGACGAGGAGTTCACCGCCCAACTGCTGGCGATGGGCGTCGAACCCACGATGCCCGCCCACCTCCCCGGCGGGTTGAGCATCGTCGGCGTCTCCGACGTCGTCGACGGCCTGTTGCTCGCCGCCGAGAAAGGGGCCACCGGCGAACACTACATCCTCGGCGGCGAGAACCTGACCTTCAACCAGGCGGTCTCGCGGATCGCCCACGCCGTCGACGGTTCCCCCGCTCGGATCCGCGTCCCGGCCACGGCGATTCACGCCGCCGGGCCGGTCGCCGAAGCCGCGAGCGCGGTCGCCGGCGTGCGAGTGTTCCCGTTCGACCGCCAGATGGCCCAACTCGCGACGAAGCGCATGTTCTACACCTCGAGAAAGGCCGAGGCGGAACTGGGTTACGAGTACCAGCCGATCGAGGCGCACTTACCGGAGACCATGGCGTGGTACCGGGCGGAAGTGAAGTAG
- a CDS encoding glycosyltransferase produces the protein MHVLTLTNSADAPFMNQQMTALEERGVSFTTLAVSGDVDAETARGPTDYLRTVPRVLAETSNGYDLIHAHYGLMAPMALAQFGTPVVLSLWGSDVHGPVKPVSSACAPLCDEVIVMSEEMREVLGRDCRVIPDGVDLETFRPEPRARAREKVGWDDAGDAYQVLFPYPPEREVKNYPRAKRVVATADNLLERPVELRTVSGVDHDAVPDYMNAADALLLTSHSEGSPNSVKEALACNLPVVAVDVGDVRERLEGVEPSRIGTTDEELIVGLMDVLERSERSNGREAAREVSIERTADRMLEIYERVARSTMRTSPNDAGKNATNQQPLSDKR, from the coding sequence ATGCACGTCCTCACCCTTACGAACAGCGCCGACGCACCGTTCATGAACCAGCAGATGACCGCGCTCGAGGAGCGCGGCGTCTCCTTTACCACGCTGGCGGTTTCGGGGGACGTCGACGCCGAAACGGCGCGCGGCCCGACGGACTACCTCCGGACGGTTCCACGGGTCCTCGCGGAGACGAGCAACGGCTACGACCTGATCCACGCCCACTACGGGCTGATGGCCCCGATGGCGCTCGCCCAGTTCGGCACGCCGGTCGTCCTGTCGCTGTGGGGTTCGGACGTGCACGGCCCCGTCAAACCCGTAAGCAGCGCGTGTGCGCCACTGTGTGACGAGGTCATCGTCATGTCGGAGGAGATGCGCGAGGTGCTCGGGCGGGACTGCCGGGTGATCCCCGACGGCGTCGACCTCGAGACGTTTCGACCGGAACCCAGGGCCCGCGCCCGCGAGAAAGTCGGCTGGGACGATGCGGGTGACGCCTACCAGGTGCTCTTTCCGTACCCGCCAGAGCGCGAGGTCAAGAACTACCCGCGGGCGAAACGAGTGGTCGCCACGGCCGACAACTTGCTCGAGCGGCCGGTCGAACTCCGGACCGTCTCCGGCGTCGACCACGACGCGGTCCCCGATTACATGAACGCCGCGGACGCCCTCCTGCTGACCTCTCACAGCGAGGGGTCGCCGAACTCGGTGAAGGAAGCGCTGGCCTGTAACCTCCCCGTCGTCGCCGTCGACGTCGGCGACGTCCGGGAGCGTCTCGAGGGCGTCGAGCCGTCGCGGATCGGAACCACCGACGAGGAGTTGATCGTCGGGCTGATGGACGTTCTCGAACGCAGTGAGCGGTCGAACGGCCGAGAGGCCGCTCGAGAGGTGAGCATCGAACGGACGGCGGACCGAATGCTCGAAATTTACGAACGAGTCGCACGGAGCACGATGCGAACGTCCCCGAACGACGCCGGGAAGAACGCGACGAATCAGCAACCGCTGTCGGACAAGAGGTAG
- a CDS encoding DUF354 domain-containing protein, translated as MRILVFANTPAHVHLYRHAVDRLETAGHDVLVLTREYACTTDLLEFFEMPYRVYGEHGTDRYSKLRFVRELGDQIRTIGREARRFDPDVVFGRGPYAAYAGTLTRTSIVLVLDDEPGEFNYAVSRPFADCILSPEVTRRDLGDAHYTFEGFKECAYLHPEVFERDEDVRSVLRVDPDEPYVIVRFNALDALHDTNLEGFRADQRRDLIERLSEHATVFVSDEGDDMDFQDLPARSYDLHPALIHDAMAEASLLVADTGTMATEAALLGTPTLRFRGTDDHEYGEFQELERAGLAEQFAEYETVRDRALEVLTADDASARWHRRRKAYVTDMVNLTELLVEVAESCGSVDRLSSSTRQTLRHRRREQPQM; from the coding sequence ATGCGGATTCTCGTCTTTGCAAACACACCCGCGCACGTTCATCTGTATCGACACGCAGTCGACCGCCTTGAGACCGCGGGACACGACGTGCTCGTTCTGACCCGAGAGTACGCCTGTACGACGGACCTACTCGAGTTCTTCGAGATGCCGTACCGGGTGTACGGCGAACACGGAACCGACCGCTACTCGAAGCTTCGGTTCGTCCGCGAACTCGGCGACCAGATCCGTACGATCGGTCGCGAGGCGCGTCGGTTCGACCCGGACGTCGTCTTCGGTCGCGGCCCGTACGCCGCCTACGCGGGCACGCTCACGCGGACGTCGATCGTCCTCGTTCTCGACGACGAACCGGGCGAGTTCAACTACGCCGTCTCTCGCCCGTTCGCGGACTGCATCCTCTCACCCGAGGTCACCCGTCGCGATCTCGGGGACGCCCACTACACCTTCGAGGGGTTCAAGGAATGTGCGTATCTCCATCCCGAGGTATTCGAGCGGGACGAAGACGTTCGCAGCGTCCTCCGCGTCGACCCGGACGAACCGTACGTCATCGTCCGGTTCAACGCGCTCGATGCGCTCCACGATACGAATCTCGAGGGGTTCAGAGCCGACCAGCGTCGGGACCTGATCGAACGACTGAGCGAGCACGCCACCGTCTTCGTTTCGGACGAGGGCGACGACATGGACTTCCAGGACCTGCCCGCTCGCTCCTACGACCTCCATCCCGCGTTGATCCACGATGCGATGGCCGAGGCGTCGCTGCTGGTCGCGGACACGGGCACGATGGCAACCGAGGCGGCGCTGCTCGGAACGCCGACCCTTCGGTTCCGCGGCACCGACGATCACGAGTACGGCGAGTTTCAGGAACTCGAGCGCGCCGGCCTCGCCGAGCAGTTCGCCGAGTACGAGACGGTTCGAGATCGAGCGCTCGAGGTGCTGACGGCGGACGACGCATCCGCTCGCTGGCACCGGCGGCGCAAGGCGTACGTGACCGACATGGTGAACCTGACGGAGCTGCTGGTCGAGGTCGCGGAGTCCTGCGGGTCAGTTGACCGACTCAGTTCGTCGACGCGACAGACGT